Below is a genomic region from Drosophila kikkawai strain 14028-0561.14 chromosome X, DkikHiC1v2, whole genome shotgun sequence.
AAACACGCCAACAGGTTTGTTCATAGTGGATCCAAACATGGGGCTTGTGTGGCCCAAGAAAACACTCGTTGTGGACATCTTGATGGAACCCTATGTCCCGTATGTCGAAGGGGAGCCTTGCATGCTCTACATCGAGGCAAAAATGATCAATGACCACAACATCGATCCGGAGACATATTGGAATAACACAGAGAATAACAACAATATCTGGAAGTACGAATTTAGACTCGTGATCATTGA
It encodes:
- the LOC121502169 gene encoding uncharacterized protein translates to MHAVFLNPNDRPVAYKLWTNTPTGLFIVDPNMGLVWPKKTLVVDILMEPYVPYVEGEPCMLYIEAKMINDHNIDPETYWNNTENNNNIWKYEFRLVIIEDVRDYLNDFENILEVAEQFPGLIHRVEMMIVRERRKRLNRNILILAMVVIVWVLSMFW